GGCACGATCGGGTTTTCGTGGTACCTGCAGCAGGAGCGTCAAAAATGACAGATGCGATCACTGTCTTTTTGCTGATTACCGGCACGGCGTTCGCGCTGTTGTCGGCTGTTGCTGTGGTGCGAATGCCGGACCTGTACACTCGCATGCACGGTGCAACGAAGAGCGCCACTTTGGGCGTTGGCTGCACGATTCTTGCCGCCGCAATCCAGTTTGCAGACATGGAAACGGCGACAGCCGCCGTCCTGATTGTGGGCTTCCTGTTTATGACCGCTCCCGTCGCCGCTCACATGATCGGTCGAGCGGCCTACCGTAAGCACGTCTCGCAATGGACGGGAACGATCATTGATGAATCTCCGGCGCGACATGATGCGGCAGACGAATAAAGTTTTCAGATTCAGATTGGGAATGGAAATGAATCAGACGCCCCCTCGCCCGGCACATGCGCTTCGACTAGCCGTCGCTGCGATGATCGTCACGTCCGTTGCTGCGGCAAACGCACAGCAGCCACGCTCGGCAACGACTGAACCGTTGATCCATCGAAATCGAATCCAACTTACGCTGGCAGGAGCTGAAAAAGCACTCGCTGCAGCTAAGCTGAAGGCGCACGAAATGGGCGTGAAGGTGAACATCGCCGTGGTCGACGACGGTGGTCACTTGCTTACCTTCGCACGAATGGAAGGAGCTCGTCCGGCCAGCATTTATACGTCCATCACAAAAGCCACGGCGGCCGCCACCAAGCGAGGTGCCACGGGACCGCTGCCCAATGCGGACGCGATGGATACGCACTTGAGTCTGGCGGTCGAACGCGCGGCTGAAGTCAGCGGAGGCAAGTTCACGACACTGAAAGGTGGCGTCCCAATTGTGATTGAAGGACAAGTCATCGGTGCCATCGGCGTCGGGGGCGCGAAGGGTGAAGAAGACGCCGAAGTCGCCAGTGCGGGCGTTGAAGCACTTGCCAAGCTGATTAAAGATCCAGCTACCTCTGACAATGATTCCCCCAACCCGCTCACTATTGAAGCGTTGGTTGGAACCTGGCGAGTCGCAGACATCGCGGGTGGCGGCGTGACCGATACAACGATTCGCTTTGCACAGAACGGAGACGTTTTCGGAAGCACTGGCGTCAACCGCTACACGGCCAAAGTCAACATCGACGGCCCCAAACTGGGACTGCAAATGGGCCTCGCCACAACGCGAGCCGCCGGATCACCGGCACTGATGGAACAGGAAGCGAAGTTCCTGTCCGCCCTGAAGAAAGTCACCCGCTGGCAGTTAGACGAAAGCGGCCTGTTACTGTTGCAGGACGATAACGGAACAACCCAGTTGCGATGCTCGCGCACCGCGCCCAGCAAGGACTGATGCAGGCGGTCGCACTCTTACGTTTGTTTGGGGCTACTGCAGAGCCAACAATCCCTGGAACGCAGCAGGAAGAGTGCCGTGAACTGTATCGAGGCAATGTGATCGAAGCCTTATTCGCCTCAACGTGTTGGGCGACAGGTCCGTGTCGACGCCATTCAACCAGAAAAGCCACCGGACGCGTAGGCAGCCATCGCGCCCGCAATGACAATCGCCGCTGTGGCACTCGCACAGACAAGCAAACGCCGCTTGGACGTCGAACCTGGCAAAACTCGGATCGTTTCGCCACATTCGGTGCATTCGCTCTTCAAAGGTTTGTTCGTCCGAAAAAAAGTCTTCGCCCGACAATTGGGACACTTGACTATCACACGCGGCGTCACGATAAGGACTTTCCTTGAAAACAACACGCGCTTTGGCCCGCGCAATAACCAGAGGTCCGAGTAACCGGTTGCCTCCC
This DNA window, taken from Fuerstiella marisgermanici, encodes the following:
- the mnhG gene encoding monovalent cation/H(+) antiporter subunit G, which encodes MTDAITVFLLITGTAFALLSAVAVVRMPDLYTRMHGATKSATLGVGCTILAAAIQFADMETATAAVLIVGFLFMTAPVAAHMIGRAAYRKHVSQWTGTIIDESPARHDAADE
- a CDS encoding heme-binding protein: MNQTPPRPAHALRLAVAAMIVTSVAAANAQQPRSATTEPLIHRNRIQLTLAGAEKALAAAKLKAHEMGVKVNIAVVDDGGHLLTFARMEGARPASIYTSITKATAAATKRGATGPLPNADAMDTHLSLAVERAAEVSGGKFTTLKGGVPIVIEGQVIGAIGVGGAKGEEDAEVASAGVEALAKLIKDPATSDNDSPNPLTIEALVGTWRVADIAGGGVTDTTIRFAQNGDVFGSTGVNRYTAKVNIDGPKLGLQMGLATTRAAGSPALMEQEAKFLSALKKVTRWQLDESGLLLLQDDNGTTQLRCSRTAPSKD